The region TCCTTTTCTTTGGTTTTAGTGCAGAACATCATATAAAAAAGCAACATTAGTGCCTTACTAATTATGCCAATCAAAAGCATAATAATTCATACTAAAGATGGAGAGTAAAGTAAATCGCTAACTTGACTGAACACATGAACAATCAGCCTATTAAATCAACCCATCTGAGATTCAACATACGCATTCTCTTGATACTAACGAGTAGAATGACTCATGGTTGATTTTTTACCCCCAATTTGTGGGTAGCGAGTTTTTTTAGTACTTGATGTTGAACTTTTTCTCTTATAAGCACCACCCATTGAAGAACTGACACCCTGTAAGGCTGAAGGTAATTGGGCACCCGCTTGGCTAATTAAGCTAGATAAGGTATTAAGTAACGGTGCCATAAAAGTCAGATATTTTGCTTCTTTTCGACTAATGGCATCTAAGTTACTCTCCCATAACGCTGTCATATCAGGAGTGGTTGCACTCACAGGTAAGCTATTAATCAGCCCTCGCCCCACATCGGTAGCCTGTATGAATTTACCTTGTCTGATCAAAAAATTTCGCTTAAACAATAATTCAATAATTCCGCCACGCGTCGCTTCGGTACCAAGGCCATCGGTATCTTTTAATATTTTTCGGATCTCAGGATCTGTCACATAACGATTTATGCCCGTCATGGCACTAAGTAAAGTCGCATCAGTAAAGTGTTTAGGCGCTTGAGTCTGTTTCTCCACTAACACCCCTTGGCCTGAGTGCAGTGGCTGGCCCTTTACCAGTTTTGGTAACACTTGTAATGTGTCTAATTCATGATCTTTGTTATCATTAGAAACCCCATTTTTGGGATCTTCTCTAGTAAAAAGCTGCTTCCACCCTAATGCTCTATCTTGTTTAGCTTTCGTTTTAAACTTACCACCAGCAATATCAACTACAACTAACGTTTCGTGATATTGATAAGGACCATAAAACTGCGCCAAATATTGACGCGCCACCTGTAGATAAATTTGACATTCTCGCTGACTCAACACCTTTAGGTTGACCATTTTTTCAGTAGGAATAATGGCATGATGTGCATCGATTTTCTTATCATTCCACGCCTTAGACTTAATCTTTAAATCGGGCTGTTCAGACCCTATAATCAACTCGCTAGCCCCGTTTAATACCGCACCAACCACTGCAGATGCCATTGAGTACTGCTCAACGGGTAAATAACGGCTATCAGATCTGGGATAAGTGATTAATTTATGTTTTTCATAAAGTGCCTGACAAATATCAAGCACCTCTTTCGCACTCATACCATAACGTTTAGCAGCATCAATTTGCAGAGCTGATAAACTATATGGCAAAGGTTGATTCTGTTGCTTATCTTTACTTTCAAGACTCAATACATGAGCAGGTTGCTCTGTTATCCTACTAACAACATTTTGAGCAAGTCCTTTAGAAAGCACCCGCCCCTCTTCATCCATATAAGCTTGGCATGCAACACTAGGTTGCCATTTCGCTTTAAAATTTTCACCTTTTTCAGTGGTGAGATCAGCTAATACTTCAAAAAAAGCATTGGAAATAAAATTGGTAATATCTTCATCACGGCGTACCACTAATCCCAATAAAGGTGTCTGCACTCGCCCTACTGACAATACCCCTTGGTAACCCACTTTACGCCCCTGTATCGTATAGGCACGCGTCATATTAAGCCCATAAAGCCAATCTGCACGTGAGCGGGCTAAAGCAGATGTCGACAGAGGAATAAACTCTCGATTACTGCGCATCTGACCTAATGCTCGCTTCACTGCCTGTGGATTTAAATCATTGATTAACAAGCGTTGAGTTGAATGTAATTTCTCTCCTTTTACGCCAAAATGTGCAATAACCTCATCAACCAAGAGCTGACCTTCTCTATCAGGATCCCCAGCATTCACTAATTGTGTGGCTTGCTTAACTAGCTTTCGTAACACCGTAAGCTGTGAACGGGTTTTAGGTTTCACTTTCATTTTCCACTTTTGTGGAATAATAGGAAGATGTTCAAACTTCCAGGATTTAAACTCCGGATCGTATTCATCTGGCTCAGCTTGTTCTAACAAATGTCCAATACACCATGAAACACAATCTCCATTGGCTGAAATAATATGCCCATCGCCTTTTTTATGAGGTTTTGGTAACACATCTGCTATAGCACGTCCCAAGGACGGTTTTTCAGCGATATAAAGAATCATAAGAAACACTCAACACTGTATAAATTACCAGTAACTTTAGCCTAAAGTGCTAATGTCCGCAATATACCGTTATGATATTAACTTAACCCTTTTCTTTCTCATTTAAATTTAAGGTTACCCTATAATAAAGCTAACCCTATTGAAGAAAGGGGGTAAGCAATAAAATCTATTTCAAGAAGTGAATTTAATTAGTTATTTCTATTAGATTGGGGCGTGCATTTGACTTAACGCTTATAAACCGCTGATTTTCTATCTGTACAAAGAGACCGACCATCCCTCTGGATTGAAGTACATTCCTAAATCACGCCAACATGCTCATGTCAAAGATCAATAAAAAATGATGTTACTGCATAAACTCAGGAGAGAG is a window of Shewanella sp. VB17 DNA encoding:
- a CDS encoding DNA topoisomerase III, with the protein product MILYIAEKPSLGRAIADVLPKPHKKGDGHIISANGDCVSWCIGHLLEQAEPDEYDPEFKSWKFEHLPIIPQKWKMKVKPKTRSQLTVLRKLVKQATQLVNAGDPDREGQLLVDEVIAHFGVKGEKLHSTQRLLINDLNPQAVKRALGQMRSNREFIPLSTSALARSRADWLYGLNMTRAYTIQGRKVGYQGVLSVGRVQTPLLGLVVRRDEDITNFISNAFFEVLADLTTEKGENFKAKWQPSVACQAYMDEEGRVLSKGLAQNVVSRITEQPAHVLSLESKDKQQNQPLPYSLSALQIDAAKRYGMSAKEVLDICQALYEKHKLITYPRSDSRYLPVEQYSMASAVVGAVLNGASELIIGSEQPDLKIKSKAWNDKKIDAHHAIIPTEKMVNLKVLSQRECQIYLQVARQYLAQFYGPYQYHETLVVVDIAGGKFKTKAKQDRALGWKQLFTREDPKNGVSNDNKDHELDTLQVLPKLVKGQPLHSGQGVLVEKQTQAPKHFTDATLLSAMTGINRYVTDPEIRKILKDTDGLGTEATRGGIIELLFKRNFLIRQGKFIQATDVGRGLINSLPVSATTPDMTALWESNLDAISRKEAKYLTFMAPLLNTLSSLISQAGAQLPSALQGVSSSMGGAYKRKSSTSSTKKTRYPQIGGKKSTMSHSTR